A stretch of Chryseobacterium viscerum DNA encodes these proteins:
- a CDS encoding helix-turn-helix domain-containing protein produces MIPDYKQIYTDILEEKFPEKLIDAAIRLKLETLHSAFDILKFNQMIFGEPEYVVGFNNQRLRSYDEESILKILRYQKQNELTNLQLGKQFKISRNTIAKWKTIFKV; encoded by the coding sequence ATGATTCCTGATTACAAGCAGATTTATACCGATATTCTTGAAGAGAAGTTCCCAGAAAAATTAATAGATGCAGCCATCAGGCTCAAGCTGGAAACATTGCATTCAGCTTTTGATATTCTTAAATTTAATCAAATGATTTTTGGAGAACCGGAATATGTGGTTGGATTCAATAATCAAAGGTTGCGCTCTTATGATGAAGAATCTATTTTGAAAATTCTAAGATATCAAAAACAGAACGAGCTTACCAATCTTCAGCTTGGTAAACAGTTTAAAATAAGCAGAAATACAATTGCAAAGTGGAAAACTATTTTTAAAGTATAA
- a CDS encoding phosphatidate cytidylyltransferase — translation MDKNLIQRTASGIVYVAVIILCSTPLGAQLLNSIAPGLIKQQYLFYGLMSLLLIVGTWECVKIMKFGNGYEKWVVYPLVIFIFYIFSKRYFNHDFFFDFRLSEILALALIGIAVVTLFKYPSELYFDSGKLIFTVIYAALPFSFALGLPKFSSYNDSFSLEVLFLFILIWSSDTFAYLVGKFFGKHKMAPKISPKKTWEGYAGGVVLTLVLSYFIEHYQPELRGNWMVVGFLVAAFAPLGDLVESQLKRNFGVKDSGNIIPGHGGVLDRLDSFIICVPVVYLYFILEKFI, via the coding sequence TTGGATAAAAATCTCATTCAAAGAACCGCATCAGGTATAGTCTATGTAGCCGTCATTATACTTTGTTCGACTCCGCTGGGAGCACAACTGTTGAACAGCATCGCCCCTGGCCTTATCAAACAACAGTATCTTTTTTATGGCTTAATGAGTCTATTACTGATTGTGGGAACATGGGAGTGTGTTAAAATCATGAAGTTTGGTAATGGTTATGAAAAATGGGTGGTATATCCATTAGTCATTTTCATATTCTATATTTTTTCCAAAAGATATTTCAACCACGATTTCTTTTTTGATTTCAGGCTCAGTGAAATACTGGCGCTGGCGCTGATTGGGATTGCTGTGGTTACTTTATTCAAATATCCCAGCGAATTATACTTTGACAGCGGGAAACTTATTTTTACTGTTATTTATGCAGCGCTCCCATTCAGTTTTGCATTAGGGCTACCTAAGTTCTCCAGTTATAATGACAGTTTCTCTTTAGAGGTTCTGTTCCTGTTTATCCTGATCTGGAGTAGTGATACTTTTGCCTATCTGGTGGGAAAGTTCTTCGGTAAACATAAAATGGCACCTAAAATTTCTCCTAAAAAGACATGGGAAGGATATGCGGGTGGTGTAGTGTTAACATTGGTTTTATCCTACTTTATTGAACATTATCAGCCTGAGCTGAGAGGGAACTGGATGGTTGTAGGATTTTTGGTTGCTGCCTTTGCCCCGCTTGGAGATCTGGTAGAAAGCCAGTTGAAAAGAAATTTCGGTGTGAAAGACAGTGGAAACATCATTCCGGGGCATGGAGGAGTTTTAGACAGGCTGGATAGTTTTATTATCTGCGTTCCTGTCGTATATTTGTACTTTATTTTAGAAAAATTTATTTAG
- a CDS encoding DUF1801 domain-containing protein: protein MNPIQEYFYRIEEPERSTLLFLRDSILASDPENITETFSFGLPFIKYKKKMLCYFYYSKKYRKHYISFYHGDKLNYPELIMDGRKKFKILLIDPEEDLPVEFILSLTEEIKKYIK, encoded by the coding sequence ATGAACCCTATACAAGAGTATTTCTACAGAATCGAAGAGCCTGAAAGAAGTACTCTTTTATTTTTACGTGATTCTATTTTAGCTTCAGATCCGGAAAATATTACAGAAACATTCAGTTTCGGGCTTCCGTTTATCAAGTACAAAAAGAAAATGCTGTGTTATTTCTATTACAGCAAAAAATACAGGAAACATTACATCAGCTTTTACCATGGTGACAAACTGAATTATCCGGAGCTGATTATGGATGGCAGAAAGAAGTTTAAAATTCTCTTAATTGATCCTGAAGAAGATCTCCCGGTAGAATTTATATTAAGCCTTACAGAAGAGATTAAAAAGTATATAAAATAA
- a CDS encoding LUD domain-containing protein, with the protein MNLFKRIVSKLTNQPEEEDKQSLEKLGDSLKNADLDYKFAQLFTHSGGFFNYCADEAEALQTLNQIIKIEGIHNLFCWDKELQNFLNVVKTTYTSDLQPSNDAAFITCEYLIAYDGRIMLSHNNILHYHSSRLPDRIIIIANVSQIVNNLNDAMGKIKRNGNIKNLTSISGSQSKMDSSSNSNTKLFLLLLED; encoded by the coding sequence TTGAATTTATTCAAGAGGATTGTAAGCAAACTTACCAACCAGCCTGAAGAAGAGGACAAACAGAGCCTGGAGAAGCTTGGGGATTCGCTGAAAAATGCGGATCTTGACTATAAGTTTGCGCAATTATTTACGCATTCGGGGGGATTTTTTAATTATTGTGCAGATGAAGCGGAGGCTCTACAAACTTTAAATCAAATTATCAAAATAGAAGGTATTCACAACCTTTTCTGTTGGGATAAAGAACTTCAGAACTTTTTGAATGTTGTGAAGACTACGTATACTTCAGATCTGCAGCCGTCTAACGATGCTGCATTTATCACATGTGAATACCTGATTGCCTATGATGGCAGGATCATGCTTTCGCATAATAATATTCTTCATTATCATTCTTCAAGACTTCCCGATAGAATTATCATCATTGCCAATGTTTCTCAGATTGTAAACAACCTGAATGATGCAATGGGGAAAATAAAAAGGAACGGAAATATCAAGAACCTTACTTCCATCAGCGGAAGTCAGTCTAAAATGGACAGTTCTTCCAATTCCAATACAAAACTGTTTTTATTGCTGCTTGAAGATTAA
- a CDS encoding ABC transporter ATP-binding protein has protein sequence MNQYIKILKFARPHQKYIYGSLFFNLMYSVFQIASLGTILPVLGMLFGTIEAKKYSHPPVYSGEILDFFSYAKEYANYYVQSLVTEHGALNVLAWLCVITAFMFLLRNLFRYLGSFLLINYRVGVTQDLRGAMYRKILSLPVSFFTESRKGDLMSRMSNDVGEVEGNILGSLVELINAPFMLISTLVTLFFLSTEMTLFSLLVLPVMGTMIALIGKSLKKDSHEAQNEMGTIFSIVDETLKSTKVIKIFSAEKIMDNRFMQSMQKWINSSIRLGRKKELASPMSEFLGSVTFLIIAWYGGKQIIVEQSISPADFLVFLGIFFQILPPVKSLSQSISNVQKGEASLERVLAILDADVKIDEIANPVSISTLNHSIEFNNIGFYYDKDHTILKNFSLSIPKGKTVALVGQSGSGKTTIANLLARFYDVSEGEIMIDGTNVKHLKLDEYRKLLGMVTQESVLFNDSVYNNILMGKPDATREEVIAAAKIANADAFITTLPEGYDSNIGDDGGKLSGGQKQRVSIARAVLKNPPIMILDEATSALDTESERFVQDALEKMMENRTSLVIAHRLSTIQKADWIVVMEKGDIVEQGTHHDLIAKKGMYNKLVELQNFD, from the coding sequence ATGAACCAATATATTAAAATACTGAAGTTCGCAAGACCTCACCAAAAATACATCTACGGGAGCTTGTTTTTCAACCTTATGTATTCTGTTTTTCAGATTGCTTCCTTAGGAACTATTCTACCGGTTTTGGGAATGCTCTTCGGAACCATTGAGGCTAAAAAATATAGCCATCCACCTGTGTATTCGGGAGAGATTCTAGATTTTTTCTCTTATGCAAAAGAGTACGCCAATTATTATGTTCAGAGTCTAGTAACTGAGCATGGAGCACTTAATGTTTTAGCTTGGCTTTGCGTGATAACGGCTTTTATGTTTTTACTGAGAAACCTTTTCAGATATTTGGGTTCATTTTTACTGATCAATTACCGTGTAGGAGTTACCCAGGATCTTCGTGGGGCGATGTACAGAAAGATTCTTTCTTTACCCGTTTCCTTTTTTACAGAAAGCAGAAAGGGAGACCTGATGTCTCGTATGTCAAACGACGTGGGTGAAGTTGAAGGTAATATTCTGGGAAGTTTAGTAGAATTGATCAATGCACCTTTCATGCTGATAAGCACACTGGTGACACTTTTCTTTTTAAGTACAGAGATGACCCTTTTCTCCCTCCTGGTATTGCCTGTCATGGGAACTATGATTGCTTTAATAGGAAAAAGCCTGAAAAAAGATTCTCACGAAGCCCAAAATGAAATGGGAACTATTTTCTCAATTGTAGACGAAACATTGAAATCTACAAAGGTGATTAAGATTTTCAGTGCAGAAAAAATAATGGACAACCGTTTTATGCAGTCTATGCAGAAATGGATCAACAGCTCCATAAGATTAGGCAGAAAAAAGGAACTTGCATCTCCGATGAGCGAATTTTTAGGTTCGGTTACATTCTTAATTATCGCTTGGTATGGAGGAAAACAAATCATTGTAGAACAAAGTATTTCACCTGCTGATTTCTTAGTTTTTCTGGGTATTTTCTTCCAGATCTTACCTCCTGTAAAAAGTTTATCTCAGTCAATTTCAAATGTACAGAAAGGAGAAGCTTCTCTTGAAAGAGTTTTGGCAATTCTGGATGCTGATGTAAAAATTGATGAAATAGCCAATCCTGTTTCTATCTCAACATTAAATCATTCTATCGAGTTTAATAATATTGGCTTTTACTACGATAAAGATCATACGATTCTTAAAAACTTTTCACTTTCCATTCCAAAAGGGAAAACGGTTGCTCTTGTTGGGCAAAGTGGAAGTGGTAAAACAACCATTGCCAATCTTTTAGCAAGATTCTATGATGTTTCCGAAGGAGAAATCATGATAGACGGAACCAATGTTAAACATTTAAAGCTAGATGAATACCGCAAGCTTCTGGGTATGGTAACACAGGAATCCGTATTATTTAATGATTCCGTTTACAATAATATTCTGATGGGTAAACCTGATGCTACAAGAGAAGAGGTGATTGCTGCCGCAAAAATTGCCAATGCAGATGCATTTATCACTACACTTCCTGAAGGCTATGATTCCAATATCGGAGATGATGGCGGTAAGCTTTCCGGAGGTCAAAAGCAAAGAGTTTCTATTGCGAGAGCCGTATTGAAAAACCCACCAATTATGATTCTGGATGAAGCAACCTCTGCACTGGATACGGAATCTGAAAGATTTGTACAGGATGCACTGGAAAAAATGATGGAAAACAGAACTTCCTTGGTAATTGCCCACCGTCTTTCAACCATTCAGAAAGCAGACTGGATCGTAGTGATGGAAAAAGGTGATATTGTAGAACAGGGAACACATCATGACCTGATCGCTAAAAAAGGGATGTACAACAAGCTTGTTGAACTTCAAAATTTCGACTAA
- a CDS encoding phosphatidylserine decarboxylase family protein has protein sequence MKLHRESKGTITAATILFIILGALAIYFLKIWSLLIIIPLLVIYSLVFWFFRVPDRNILDHKENVIAPVDGKVVMIKEVDEDEFIKGKAIQVSIFMSPLNVHICRYPVSGEVIYKKYHPGKYLVAWHEKSSTENERTTVAVQTMTNHKVVFRQIAGYVARRIVFYCNEGDKAKAGHEFGFIKFGSRMDVFLPLDTEIICKIGDITKGGLDVIAKLKEN, from the coding sequence ATGAAATTACATAGAGAATCAAAAGGAACGATTACCGCTGCGACCATACTTTTTATCATCCTGGGCGCTTTAGCAATTTATTTCCTTAAAATATGGTCCCTGTTGATCATTATACCTTTGTTGGTTATTTACAGTTTAGTTTTCTGGTTTTTCAGAGTTCCGGATCGTAATATCCTTGATCACAAAGAAAACGTGATAGCCCCGGTGGACGGAAAAGTGGTAATGATCAAAGAAGTGGATGAAGATGAATTTATAAAAGGAAAAGCCATTCAGGTTTCTATTTTTATGTCTCCGCTGAATGTTCACATTTGTAGATATCCTGTTTCAGGGGAAGTGATTTACAAAAAATACCACCCGGGAAAATATCTGGTAGCATGGCATGAAAAATCTTCTACAGAGAATGAAAGAACTACTGTAGCAGTACAAACTATGACCAATCATAAAGTTGTCTTCAGACAAATTGCCGGATATGTGGCCAGAAGGATTGTTTTCTACTGTAATGAAGGCGATAAAGCAAAAGCCGGGCATGAGTTCGGATTTATTAAATTCGGTTCCAGAATGGATGTATTCCTACCTTTGGATACTGAGATTATCTGCAAGATCGGAGATATTACAAAAGGAGGTTTGGATGTTATCGCTAAACTGAAAGAAAATTAA
- a CDS encoding helix-turn-helix transcriptional regulator, which translates to MIYKFFFKVINDETENMDDDFESSYLHLINRYLLLLFFIFLFYSIFIITFFGDMLISIFLTVITFFWLFLMSIKGKTKRFRNVLKRAVIFIFVLLTFIVSFFNIYTYKNAGVEYFYFCLLFAVPFFLNYKKDAFAIFFIAFIISINFIACLYFDFDFLPKSRFIEKEDFKTIKLLNILFSVASFLMDIVFITQKDVLIHGLISDKKEKDSTIKDLVKTNTELMKQQMLINHLSEENIHEILSLAESNSPMFFEKFQIFFPHFIPDILKINPNLIHSELYFCALMKLDFDTKRIAQCTNNSIRAVESKKYRIRKKLNISSEININGFLIKI; encoded by the coding sequence ATGATTTATAAGTTTTTCTTTAAGGTGATTAATGATGAAACAGAGAATATGGATGATGATTTTGAAAGTAGTTATCTCCATCTTATTAACCGGTATCTGCTTTTATTGTTTTTCATATTTCTGTTTTATTCCATTTTTATTATTACTTTTTTCGGAGATATGTTGATCTCAATATTTCTTACCGTTATTACCTTTTTCTGGTTGTTTTTAATGTCAATAAAAGGGAAGACAAAGCGGTTCAGAAATGTGTTGAAAAGGGCTGTCATCTTTATATTTGTACTGCTGACTTTTATAGTAAGCTTTTTTAATATTTATACTTACAAAAATGCGGGAGTAGAGTATTTCTATTTTTGCCTTTTATTTGCTGTCCCCTTCTTTCTGAACTATAAGAAAGATGCTTTTGCGATCTTCTTCATTGCTTTCATAATCAGTATTAACTTTATTGCATGTCTTTACTTTGATTTTGATTTCCTGCCTAAAAGCAGATTTATAGAAAAAGAGGATTTTAAAACAATAAAATTGCTGAATATTTTATTTTCCGTTGCCTCTTTCCTGATGGATATAGTTTTTATCACTCAGAAAGACGTACTGATTCATGGTTTGATTTCCGATAAAAAAGAGAAAGACTCTACCATCAAAGATTTGGTGAAAACGAATACAGAACTGATGAAACAGCAAATGCTGATTAATCACCTTTCAGAAGAGAACATCCACGAGATTTTAAGTTTAGCAGAAAGTAATTCACCTATGTTTTTTGAAAAATTTCAGATATTTTTCCCTCATTTTATTCCTGATATTTTAAAAATAAATCCTAATCTCATTCATTCTGAACTCTATTTCTGTGCTTTGATGAAGCTTGATTTTGATACCAAGAGGATTGCACAGTGTACCAATAACAGTATTCGTGCTGTAGAAAGTAAAAAATACAGGATCCGGAAGAAACTGAATATATCCTCTGAGATCAATATCAATGGCTTTTTGATTAAAATATAA